The following are encoded in a window of Longimicrobiaceae bacterium genomic DNA:
- a CDS encoding 1,4-dihydroxy-6-naphthoate synthase: protein MNELTLGFSPCPNDTFIFHALVTGLVPLEGIPLRPRLEDVETLNRLAVEERLDVTKVSYGALPYLQGRYTLLRSGGALGRGCGPLLVARERLTREDLTSATIAVPGRMTTANLLLRLFGPEFPEGREMVYSEIMPAVERGEVDAGLIIHESRFTYPRYGLVKVVDLGEWWEEATGAPIPLGGIVARTALGEETIHQLESAIRASVEYAFRNPQASEEYVALHAQEMEPAVMRQHIDLYVNDFSVDLAEEGERAVNELLRRSLPVGA, encoded by the coding sequence GTGAACGAGCTCACTCTGGGGTTTTCCCCCTGCCCCAACGACACTTTCATCTTCCACGCTCTGGTCACGGGGCTCGTGCCCCTCGAAGGGATTCCGCTCCGGCCGCGGCTCGAGGACGTGGAGACGCTCAACCGCCTGGCGGTAGAGGAGCGGCTCGACGTCACCAAGGTCTCCTACGGGGCTCTTCCGTACCTGCAAGGGCGCTACACGCTGCTGCGCAGCGGGGGGGCGCTGGGGCGTGGGTGCGGACCGCTCCTGGTCGCCCGCGAGCGGTTGACGCGGGAGGATCTCACCAGCGCGACCATTGCCGTCCCCGGGCGCATGACCACCGCCAACCTCCTGCTTCGACTTTTCGGCCCGGAGTTCCCGGAAGGCCGGGAGATGGTGTACAGCGAGATCATGCCCGCCGTGGAGCGCGGCGAGGTGGACGCCGGGCTGATCATCCACGAATCACGCTTCACCTATCCACGGTACGGACTGGTGAAGGTGGTCGACCTGGGGGAGTGGTGGGAGGAGGCGACCGGCGCTCCCATTCCGCTGGGCGGCATCGTCGCGCGCACGGCGCTCGGCGAGGAGACCATTCACCAGCTGGAGAGCGCAATCCGCGCTTCGGTGGAGTACGCCTTCCGAAATCCGCAGGCCTCCGAGGAGTACGTGGCGCTCCACGCCCAGGAGATGGAGCCTGCGGTGATGCGCCAGCACATCGACCTCTACGTCAACGACTTCTCCGTCGACCTGGCCGAGGAGGGCGAGCGCGCCGTGAACGAGCTCCTCCGCCGGTCTCTTCCGGTGGGCGCCTGA
- a CDS encoding DEAD/DEAH box helicase, giving the protein MTELEERAQGFAELGLGDGLRQALDALGYEEPTPIQVAAIPPLLAGRDVIGSAATGTGKTAAFALPMLERIDPGAEGVQALILAPTRELAVQVAEAIHSYGRSRNVSVLPIYGGQSIERQLNALKRGVQVVVGTPGRVLDHIRRRSLDLSRVWYAVLDEADEMLDMGFIEEIEAILAETPPERQTALFSATFPPRIRELAERHLSDPVRVAVRPPRLDTPQVRQVAYVVPRAHKLEALARILDLEAPGSAIVFCRTRTEVDELTEALALRGYRPEALHGGLNQGQRDRVMGRFREGVADLLIATDVAARGLDVEHVTHVVNYDIPQSPEAYVHRIGRTGRAGRSGVAITLVQPREHRLLKSIERVVRQRIQPERIPTVADLKARRLELLRADLRETLVEGDFDRYRVVVESLADQFDPLDIAAAAARLALEATRGESALEEQGDLPHWEPVEERIRDEGCGPRKRRDRAEAPSGRSRTGEASGRLFVGMGRRRGLRPGDLVGAIVNEARIPASAIGAIEIADQFSLVEVSESYVDRVIQALSRASLKGRRVGVRRARD; this is encoded by the coding sequence ATGACGGAATTAGAGGAGCGAGCGCAAGGTTTCGCGGAGCTGGGGCTCGGAGACGGTCTCCGCCAGGCGCTCGATGCGCTGGGTTACGAGGAGCCGACCCCCATTCAGGTGGCCGCAATACCGCCGCTTCTGGCGGGCCGCGACGTGATCGGCAGCGCGGCCACGGGAACCGGGAAGACCGCCGCGTTCGCCCTCCCCATGCTGGAACGGATCGACCCGGGAGCAGAGGGTGTCCAGGCACTGATCCTGGCGCCTACACGGGAGCTCGCGGTTCAGGTGGCGGAGGCGATCCACAGCTACGGTCGGTCGCGAAACGTCAGCGTCCTCCCCATCTACGGCGGCCAGTCGATCGAGCGACAGCTCAACGCGCTGAAGCGCGGGGTGCAGGTGGTCGTGGGTACACCGGGCCGCGTGCTCGACCATATCCGGCGCCGGAGCCTGGATCTCTCGCGCGTGTGGTATGCGGTTCTCGACGAGGCCGACGAGATGCTGGATATGGGCTTCATCGAGGAGATCGAAGCCATTCTCGCCGAGACGCCGCCCGAGCGGCAGACCGCCTTATTCTCCGCCACTTTCCCGCCGCGCATCCGCGAGCTGGCAGAGCGCCACCTGTCCGATCCCGTGCGCGTCGCGGTGCGACCGCCACGGCTCGACACGCCGCAGGTGCGGCAGGTGGCTTACGTCGTGCCGCGGGCCCACAAACTCGAAGCTCTGGCGCGTATCCTGGACCTGGAGGCCCCAGGCTCCGCCATCGTCTTCTGCCGCACCCGAACCGAGGTGGATGAGCTCACCGAGGCGCTCGCGTTGCGAGGGTATCGTCCCGAAGCGCTACACGGTGGTCTCAACCAGGGACAGCGGGATCGGGTGATGGGTCGCTTCCGCGAGGGGGTCGCCGACCTGCTGATCGCCACCGACGTTGCCGCCCGGGGTCTGGACGTGGAGCACGTCACGCACGTGGTGAACTACGACATCCCCCAGTCGCCGGAAGCCTATGTGCACCGGATCGGTCGGACCGGCCGGGCGGGGCGAAGCGGCGTGGCAATCACCCTCGTACAGCCGCGAGAGCATCGGCTGCTGAAGTCGATCGAGCGGGTGGTGCGCCAGCGGATCCAGCCCGAACGCATTCCCACCGTGGCGGACCTGAAGGCGCGGCGGCTGGAGTTGCTGCGCGCGGACCTACGGGAGACGCTGGTGGAGGGCGATTTCGACCGCTACCGCGTGGTGGTGGAGTCGCTTGCGGACCAGTTCGATCCGTTGGATATCGCTGCCGCGGCCGCCAGGCTGGCGCTCGAGGCCACTCGCGGAGAGTCCGCGCTCGAGGAGCAGGGGGATCTACCGCATTGGGAGCCGGTGGAAGAGCGCATCCGCGACGAAGGATGCGGGCCGCGCAAGCGCCGGGATCGTGCCGAGGCGCCGAGCGGGCGCTCCCGGACCGGCGAGGCCAGCGGTCGCCTCTTCGTCGGAATGGGCCGACGGCGTGGCCTCAGGCCGGGTGACCTCGTCGGTGCGATCGTCAACGAAGCGCGCATCCCGGCCTCTGCCATCGGCGCGATCGAGATCGCCGACCAGTTCTCGCTGGTGGAGGTCTCCGAGAGCTACGTGGACCGCGTGATCCAGGCGCTCTCCCGGGCCTCGCTCAAGGGCAGGCGGGTCGGCGTACGCCGTGCGCGCGACTAG